A genomic segment from Aspergillus chevalieri M1 DNA, chromosome 7, nearly complete sequence encodes:
- a CDS encoding uncharacterized protein (COG:S;~EggNog:ENOG410Q27Y) — translation MPPKRASRTPQPAPQRVYDLRKTHIPRISPPPEEGYQGRKNTNGVYVPRAAATKAAAMRRRAAAARAARANEEADASPGPPQTRLRTPNRRSTTPQARRSATPGKRVQFALQNAQPKPSSAAKSNASPQKEALHRRAASTSTEPETTEADEASEASYDEEEVYEEGVNEDHDENGPEDEESGQMDDEGSADEDDNLPSIDDRDVDTEEEASARALYDAKEKYRELIGRRVLDEARRRYPEGVQRQPREVETSDLEAALEDAMRAADYPVGIILNIRVNKKPYVKKSLPDSQRRSFNMENVEKAFLSAIAPTVGEEEYQIMARRVTVKHSSGRGGTTHHDFDDFDTANGSHILSIIDKHHSRHRTGMIEAHFDINVQCDAILPTPKRSRQPEPPSSDIPSSPPSFPPKKRQNRSSRLQEQHSTRLDTIRVAGNFQRQLMDRWRCHDPNCTNKDNYCFSDPTERTKHFNITAVQHEAWANAISNGEATIQNPPVKMLRYWEEHQGALNRQSRQPARQTFIQQTKSSLERLAEMQQQMHERMLEARMYDQMDALEEKQERREERNERRRMEQERREHELAHARLMYMPPHYAAMPYSHGQSPRPMMPISGQYPAAQYPRAPITPQAASRAPQKRRSSPIDETTDEYELLESFFYWKNVNTPNPRQKEKWNQVKEIVFQNDWTIQDLKDMEDDASPMYQRAIKAGISDGFTRLIQRELQAFKRDVRRQKEAHEEELQAIATLGQLGHQTDIEGSEFMRYT, via the coding sequence ATGCCACCCAAGCGAGCCTCCCGAACACCGCAGCCAGCCCCCCAACGCGTATATGACCTTCGGAAAACGCACATTCCTCGCATATCCCCCCCTCCGGAGGAAGGCTATCAAGGGAGGAAAAATACCAATGGGGTATATGTTCCTCGTGCTGCTGCCACTAAAGCTGCAGCCATGCGTCGACGAGCAGCTGCCGCTCGAGCTGCACGTGCAAATGAAGAAGCCGATGCGTCTCCTGGGCCGCCGCAAACACGTTTAAGAACTCCGAATAGACGCTCTACAACCCCCCAGGCACGCCGTTCAGCTACTCCTGgaaaaagagtgcagtttGCACTGCAAAATGCCCAGCCGAAGCCATCATCTGCAGCCAAATCCAACGCGTCACCTCAAAAGGAAGCCTTGCACCGTAGGGCTGCCTCTACGAGTACTGAGCCTGAAACCACTGAAGCAGATGAGGCATCAGAGGCCTCatatgatgaagaggaagtatATGAAGAAGGGGTGAATGAGGATCATGATGAGAATGGtccagaagacgaagaaagtggacaaatggatgatgaggggagtgctgatgaggatgacaaTCTACCCTCCATAGATGACCGGGATGTTGATACTGAAGAGGAGGCCTCTGCCCGGGCGCTCTATGATGCGAAAGAGAAGTATAGAGAGCTTATTGGACGACGTGTTCTAGATGAAGCCCGGCGCCGCTATCCAGAAGGCGTACAACGGCAGCCTCGAGAAGTTGAGACTTCAGATTTGGAAGCAGCATTAGAGGATGCCATGAGAGCTGCAGACTATCCTGTAGGCATCATCCTGAATATTCGCGTCAACAAGAAGCCATATGTGAAGAAGAGCTTGCCTGATAGTCAGCGCCGTTCCTTCAATATGGAGAATGTTGAAAAGGCCTTTCTAAGTGCCATTGCTCCAACggttggagaggaagagtatCAAATCATGGCTCGGAGAGTTACCGTCAAACACTCTTCTGGGCGTGGTGGCACCACCCACCATGATTTTGATGATTTTGACACTGCTAACGGCAGCCATATACTATCAATTATAGATAAACACCATAGTCGCCATCGGACAGGCATGATTGAAGCCCATTTCGATATAAATGTCCAGTGTGATGCCATCTTACCAACACCGAAGCGTTCACGGCAGCCAGAGCCCCCTTCTTCAGACATACCGAGCTCCCCCCCTTCCTTCCCTCCAAAAAAGCGCCAAAATCGATCAAGTCGCCTGCAAGAGCAGCATAGTACTCGGCTTGATACCATTCGTGTTGCTGGCAACTTTCAACGCCAGTTGATGGACCGTTGGCGTTGTCACGATCCAAATTGCACAAACAAGGATAACTACTGCTTTTCTGATCCAACCGAGCGTACAAAGCACTTTAATATCACTGCTGTACAGCATGAAGCATGGGCAAATGCTATATCAAATGGTGAAGCTACTATTCAAAATCCTCCGGTCAAAATGCTTCGCTATTGGGAGGAGCATCAGGGTGCTTTAAATAGACAGTCCCGCCAACCAGCCCGCCAAACTTTTATCCAACAAACGAAGTCATCACTTGAGCGATTAGCTgaaatgcagcagcaaatgcatgaGCGGATGTTGGAGGCTCGTATGTATGATCAAATGGATGCCCTGGAGGAAAAACAGGAGCGCAGGGAGGAGAGAAATGAGCGAAGGCGTATGGAGCAAGAACGACGTGAGCATGAGCTGGCACATGCACGCTTGATGTACATGCCTCCCCACTATGCAGCCATGCCATACAGCCATGGCCAGTCTCCCCGGCCAATGATGCCTATTTCAGGCCAATATCCTGCAGCGCAATATCCTCGCGCTCCAATTACTCCTCAGGCGGCCTCTCGGGCACCCCAAAAACGCCGTTCTAGCCCAATTGATGAGACAACAGATGAGTATGAGCTGCTTGAGTCTTTTTTCTATTGGAAGAATGTCAACACGCCAAATCCACGCCAAAAAGAGAAGTGGAATCAAGTGAAGGAAATTGTATTTCAAAATGATTGGACGATACAGGATTTAAAGGACATGGAGGATGACGCCAGCCCCATGTATCAGCGTGCTATAAAGGCAGGCATCTCAGATGGCTTCACTCGCCTTATTCAGCGGGAGCTGCAGGCATTCAAACGTGATGTTCGGCGTCAGAAAGAAGCTCATGAGGAAGAGCTTCAAGCTATTGCCACTTTGGGTCAGCTAGGCCATCAAACAGACATTGAAGGATCGGAATTTATGCGATATACCTGA